One Deltaproteobacteria bacterium DNA segment encodes these proteins:
- a CDS encoding DUF2891 domain-containing protein produces MTGRLDASTADRLAALILPSLHREYPNHISHVLQDDADVRPPRELTPAFFGCYDWHSAVHSHWAIARLVRRFPAAAWADRARAALDRSFAPDRIRGEVAYLRARPGFEMPYGMAWLLTLCAEATPWRSALAPLERIARDRFAAWLDRLSHPIRSGEHTNSAFAMALALDYARAAGDRTLADAIVARAVDFYADDPPAPVAFEPSAYDFLSPSLAEADLMRRVLPPAAFASWLAAFLPSVDRFEPVSPVDRADGKLAHFDGLNLSRAWMLRALGFFAAAERHARAGLRGVSPDHYAGAHWLGTFALYWYTAPS; encoded by the coding sequence GTGACCGGCCGACTCGACGCGAGCACCGCCGATCGGCTTGCGGCGCTGATCCTGCCGTCGCTGCACCGCGAATACCCCAACCACATCTCGCACGTGCTGCAGGACGACGCCGACGTGCGGCCGCCGCGCGAACTCACGCCGGCGTTTTTCGGCTGCTACGACTGGCACTCGGCGGTCCACAGCCACTGGGCGATCGCGCGGCTCGTGCGCCGGTTCCCCGCCGCGGCGTGGGCCGACCGCGCCCGCGCCGCGCTCGACCGCAGCTTCGCGCCGGATCGCATCCGCGGCGAGGTCGCCTACCTGCGCGCGCGGCCCGGCTTCGAGATGCCCTACGGGATGGCGTGGTTGCTCACGCTGTGCGCCGAGGCGACGCCGTGGCGCAGCGCGCTCGCGCCACTCGAACGGATCGCCCGCGACCGGTTTGCGGCGTGGCTGGACCGGCTGTCGCATCCGATCCGCTCGGGCGAACACACGAACTCCGCGTTCGCGATGGCGCTCGCCCTCGACTACGCGCGCGCCGCCGGCGATCGGACGCTCGCGGACGCGATCGTTGCCCGCGCGGTCGACTTCTACGCGGACGACCCGCCGGCGCCGGTCGCGTTCGAGCCGTCCGCGTACGACTTTCTGTCGCCGAGCCTGGCCGAGGCCGACCTGATGCGCCGCGTGCTGCCGCCGGCCGCGTTCGCGTCGTGGCTCGCCGCGTTTCTTCCCTCCGTCGACCGGTTCGAACCGGTGTCGCCGGTCGACCGCGCGGACGGCAAGCTGGCCCACTTCGACGGCTTGAACCTGTCGAGGGCGTGGATGTTGCGGGCGCTCGGGTTTTTTGCCGCCGCCGAGCGGCACGCCCGCGCCGGGCTGCGCGGCGTCTCGCCCGACCACTACGCCGGCGCCCATTGGCTCGGCACGTTCGCGCTGTACTGGTACACGGCCCCTTCGTGA
- a CDS encoding NAD(P)H-quinone oxidoreductase yields MKAIVITGAGGPDVLAVRDVPTPEPARGEVRVRVRATAVNRADILQRMGLYPAPTDAPQDIPGLEFAGEVDAIGPGVTRWQLGDRVCGLAGGGTYAEFLVAHERALAPIPERASWREAAAIPEAFVTAYDALVLQAHLCAGDTTLIHAAGSGVGTAAIQIARAIGATSVGTSRTPAKLERARDLGLDAGIVPDAGAFADAVREATGGAGPRAVLELVGGAYVAEDVRCVQPGGCIVVVGLMAGARVDLDLGALLRKRVIVRGTVLRSRPVEEKLAAAEALRRHIVPLWARARVRAVIDRTFALDEAPAAHAYVQSNAGFGKVVLDL; encoded by the coding sequence ATGAAAGCGATCGTCATCACCGGAGCCGGCGGTCCCGACGTCCTCGCGGTGCGCGACGTCCCCACCCCCGAGCCCGCGCGCGGCGAGGTGCGGGTGCGCGTGCGCGCCACGGCCGTCAACCGGGCCGACATCCTCCAGAGAATGGGGCTGTATCCCGCGCCGACCGACGCACCGCAGGACATCCCCGGGCTGGAGTTCGCGGGCGAGGTCGACGCGATCGGCCCCGGCGTGACGCGATGGCAGCTCGGCGACCGCGTATGCGGCCTCGCCGGCGGCGGCACGTACGCCGAATTCCTCGTCGCGCACGAGCGCGCGCTGGCGCCGATCCCGGAGCGAGCCAGCTGGCGCGAGGCGGCCGCCATCCCGGAGGCGTTCGTCACCGCCTACGACGCGCTGGTGTTGCAGGCGCACCTTTGCGCGGGAGATACGACGCTGATCCACGCCGCCGGCAGCGGTGTCGGCACGGCGGCGATCCAGATCGCGCGCGCGATCGGCGCGACCTCCGTCGGCACGAGCCGCACGCCGGCCAAGCTCGAACGGGCGCGCGACCTCGGACTCGACGCCGGCATCGTGCCGGACGCCGGCGCGTTCGCCGACGCGGTGCGCGAGGCCACCGGCGGCGCCGGACCGCGCGCCGTACTGGAGCTGGTCGGCGGCGCGTACGTGGCCGAGGACGTGCGCTGCGTCCAGCCGGGCGGCTGCATCGTCGTCGTCGGCTTGATGGCGGGTGCGCGCGTCGACCTCGACCTCGGCGCGCTGCTGCGCAAGCGCGTGATCGTGCGCGGCACGGTGCTGCGATCGCGCCCGGTCGAGGAGAAGCTCGCCGCGGCCGAGGCGCTGCGCCGGCACATCGTGCCGCTGTGGGCGCGCGCTCGCGTGCGCGCGGTCATCGACCGGACGTTCGCGCTCGACGAGGCGCCGGCCGCGCACGCGTACGTGCAATCCAACGCGGGGTTCGGCAAGGTCGTCCTCGACCTGTGA
- a CDS encoding deoxyribonuclease IV: protein MSPNERAARRAARCAVGAHMSIAGGLHRALERGAEAGCDVIQIFTRSNQQWAAPPIGRDAVAAWRDARATYGVDPALAHGSYLVNLAASTRALRERSYRATRRELARCAQLGIRYLVIHPGAHTGDGHATGIARIARALDRLYDEAGDCPTRVLLENTAGQGTSIGHRFEHLRDILGAMRRHAGRVGVCIDTCHTLAAGYDIRSEAAWQRTFDEFDRTVGCDRIAAFHVNDSKAPLGARVDRHEHVGRGHVGLTAFRCLVNDHRFAGLPMVLETPKAGTAGDPVNLAILRALAGKRRVGSRARRLAAQPLA from the coding sequence ATGTCGCCGAACGAGCGAGCCGCTCGCCGCGCCGCCCGCTGCGCCGTCGGCGCGCACATGTCGATCGCCGGCGGGCTGCACCGCGCTCTCGAGCGCGGCGCCGAGGCCGGTTGCGACGTGATCCAGATCTTCACGCGCTCGAACCAGCAGTGGGCCGCGCCGCCGATCGGCCGCGATGCGGTCGCCGCATGGCGCGACGCCCGCGCGACCTACGGCGTCGACCCGGCGCTCGCACACGGGTCGTATCTCGTCAACCTCGCCGCGTCGACGCGCGCGCTGCGCGAACGGTCGTACCGCGCCACCCGCCGCGAGCTGGCGCGCTGCGCCCAGCTCGGCATTCGTTACCTCGTCATCCACCCGGGCGCGCACACCGGCGACGGACACGCCACGGGGATCGCGCGCATCGCCCGCGCGCTCGACCGCCTCTACGACGAGGCGGGCGACTGTCCGACGCGCGTGCTGCTCGAAAACACCGCCGGCCAGGGCACGAGCATCGGACACCGGTTCGAGCACCTGCGCGACATCCTCGGCGCGATGCGACGCCACGCCGGTCGCGTCGGCGTGTGCATCGACACCTGCCACACGCTCGCCGCCGGCTACGACATCCGCAGCGAGGCCGCGTGGCAGCGGACGTTCGACGAGTTCGACCGCACGGTCGGCTGCGACCGCATCGCGGCATTTCACGTCAACGACTCGAAGGCGCCGCTCGGAGCGCGCGTCGATCGCCACGAACACGTCGGCCGCGGCCACGTCGGCCTGACCGCGTTTCGTTGCCTCGTCAACGACCACCGGTTCGCGGGCCTGCCAATGGTGCTCGAGACGCCGAAGGCCGGCACCGCCGGCGACCCGGTGAATCTCGCCATCTTGCGCGCGCTCGCCGGGAAACGCCGCGTCGGGTCCCGCGCTCGCCGGCTCGCGGCGCAGCCGCTGGCGTGA
- a CDS encoding M20/M25/M40 family metallo-hydrolase: MSANRACFALALAAACGGRAPAPAHVARSSDAAQPDRTAPPTGAASISAAELRAHVELLASDELRGRETLAPGYQRAADYLAREMNRYGLAPLPGHDDFQVAYTLYELGYDDAHTSLSAGGTAYALGRDFAVFPFSDEGVAEGPVVFAGYGITAPELNWDDYAGLDVAGKIVLVLRHHPGEGDGKADEAFRRHALFATKAANARRHGAAAMLLVTDPLHHDDGDDLRSNAIWLTQPLDERMRERMQRARQTRDGAPLVALHVSRSVATALVAGAGRSLADLQRAVDGGDKPAAIANAGTVATVSVRARTDARVVTPVDVIGYLEGSDPALRDEWIVVGAHFDHLGAYDGAGDTVYNGADDNASGTAGMLELAQAFASRARRPKRSLVFIGFSGEEKGLLGSRALVDQHILPIERVVFMLNLDMIGRNPSQPVAVVGDGYGTGVREAVAAANAAVGLPIEFGGAEYSGNSDHHPFYASDVPFAFFFTGLHDDYHQLSDHADKLAYDRMADIVRVAYGTVDAIASGAVTPTFIHHVDWLGIEVQARGGDAVVTAVAGGSRAAGAGLAAGDVIRAIGGTPLADPRDVGKRFREWEPGTAQDLVVARGGATRSVHVARAKRGYLGVFPGPVDADARKALGLSDDEGVRIRGVAPDGPAGKAGLREGDIVIRIRGLPVNLRSLGTHLARIGAGEPVQIVIVRDGERKTLDLVLGERPQRP, translated from the coding sequence ATGTCAGCGAACCGCGCGTGTTTCGCGCTTGCACTGGCGGCCGCGTGTGGCGGCCGCGCGCCCGCCCCAGCCCACGTCGCCCGGTCATCCGACGCCGCGCAGCCCGATCGCACCGCGCCGCCGACCGGCGCGGCATCGATCTCGGCGGCGGAGCTGCGCGCACATGTCGAACTGCTCGCGTCCGACGAGCTGCGCGGGCGCGAGACGCTCGCGCCCGGCTATCAGCGCGCGGCCGATTACCTCGCGCGCGAAATGAACCGCTACGGCCTGGCGCCGCTGCCGGGCCACGACGACTTTCAGGTCGCGTACACCTTGTACGAACTCGGCTACGACGACGCGCACACGTCGCTGTCGGCCGGCGGCACCGCGTACGCGCTCGGCCGCGACTTCGCGGTGTTCCCGTTCTCCGACGAGGGAGTCGCCGAGGGCCCCGTCGTGTTCGCGGGCTACGGGATCACCGCGCCCGAGCTGAACTGGGACGACTACGCCGGCCTCGACGTCGCGGGCAAGATCGTGCTCGTGCTGCGCCACCACCCGGGCGAGGGGGACGGCAAGGCGGACGAGGCGTTCCGCCGGCACGCGCTGTTCGCGACCAAGGCCGCCAACGCCCGGCGCCACGGCGCGGCCGCCATGCTGTTGGTGACCGATCCGCTGCACCACGACGACGGAGACGACCTGCGATCCAACGCGATCTGGCTCACCCAACCGCTCGACGAGCGCATGCGCGAGCGCATGCAGCGGGCGCGGCAGACGCGCGACGGCGCACCGCTGGTCGCGCTGCACGTGTCGCGGTCGGTCGCGACCGCCCTCGTCGCGGGTGCGGGCCGGTCGCTCGCGGATCTACAGCGGGCCGTCGACGGCGGCGACAAACCGGCGGCGATCGCGAACGCCGGCACGGTGGCGACCGTGTCGGTGCGCGCGCGAACGGATGCGCGCGTCGTCACCCCAGTCGACGTCATCGGCTACCTCGAGGGGTCGGACCCGGCGCTGCGCGACGAGTGGATCGTGGTCGGCGCCCACTTCGATCACCTCGGCGCGTACGACGGCGCGGGGGACACCGTCTACAACGGAGCCGACGACAACGCCTCCGGCACGGCAGGGATGTTGGAGCTGGCGCAGGCGTTCGCCTCGCGCGCACGGCGGCCCAAGCGCAGCCTCGTGTTCATCGGCTTCTCGGGCGAAGAAAAGGGCCTGCTGGGCTCGCGTGCGCTCGTCGATCAGCACATCCTTCCGATCGAGCGCGTCGTGTTCATGCTGAACCTCGACATGATCGGCCGCAACCCGTCGCAGCCGGTCGCGGTGGTCGGCGACGGGTACGGCACCGGCGTGCGCGAGGCGGTCGCCGCCGCCAACGCGGCGGTCGGCTTGCCGATCGAGTTCGGCGGCGCGGAGTACTCCGGCAACAGCGACCACCATCCGTTCTACGCGTCCGACGTACCGTTTGCGTTCTTCTTTACCGGCTTGCACGACGACTATCACCAGCTGTCGGACCACGCGGACAAGCTCGCCTACGACCGCATGGCCGACATCGTGCGGGTCGCCTACGGCACGGTCGACGCGATCGCGTCCGGGGCCGTGACGCCGACCTTCATCCATCACGTCGACTGGCTCGGTATCGAGGTGCAGGCGCGCGGCGGCGACGCGGTCGTCACGGCGGTCGCCGGCGGATCGCGGGCGGCCGGCGCGGGCCTGGCCGCCGGCGACGTCATCCGCGCGATCGGCGGCACGCCGCTGGCCGATCCCCGCGACGTCGGCAAGCGGTTTCGCGAGTGGGAACCCGGCACCGCGCAGGATCTCGTCGTCGCGCGGGGCGGGGCGACGCGCAGCGTGCACGTCGCGCGCGCCAAGCGGGGCTACCTCGGCGTGTTCCCCGGCCCAGTCGACGCCGACGCGCGTAAGGCGCTCGGCCTGTCGGACGACGAGGGCGTGCGCATCCGCGGGGTGGCGCCGGACGGGCCGGCGGGCAAGGCGGGCCTGCGCGAGGGCGACATCGTGATCCGCATCCGCGGATTGCCGGTGAACCTGCGGTCGCTCGGCACCCACCTGGCGCGCATCGGCGCCGGCGAGCCGGTCCAGATCGTGATCGTCCGCGACGGCGAGCGCAAGACGCTCGACCTGGTGCTCGGCGAACGCCCGCAGCGGCCGTAA
- a CDS encoding DUF4442 domain-containing protein: MARHRLVFDIDARGNPIREAWDRLRRIPGGPRLFSRLVGAMAPYTGSIGARVVDLDRGRSRVVLRDHRAVRNHLRSIHAVALANLAELTGNIAVAYSLPDDARFIVTGLSIEYVKKARGTITGTCHLDRPLASEREEIEVPVVLRDDAGDIVATATLRTLIGPKPA, from the coding sequence GTGGCACGACACCGACTCGTTTTCGACATCGACGCGCGCGGCAACCCGATCCGCGAAGCGTGGGACCGGCTGCGACGCATCCCGGGCGGCCCGCGCCTGTTCAGCCGACTGGTCGGCGCGATGGCGCCGTACACCGGCAGCATCGGTGCGCGCGTCGTCGACCTCGACCGCGGCCGGTCGCGGGTGGTCCTGCGCGACCACCGCGCCGTCCGCAACCACCTGCGCAGCATCCACGCGGTCGCACTGGCGAACCTCGCCGAACTCACCGGCAACATCGCGGTCGCGTACTCGCTGCCCGACGACGCGCGGTTCATCGTCACCGGCCTGTCGATCGAGTACGTCAAGAAGGCGCGCGGCACGATCACGGGGACGTGCCATCTCGACCGTCCGCTCGCCAGCGAGCGCGAGGAGATCGAAGTCCCGGTCGTGCTGCGCGACGACGCCGGTGACATCGTTGCCACCGCAACGCTTCGCACCCTCATCGGACCGAAACCGGCGTGA
- a CDS encoding divalent metal cation transporter, producing the protein MEPRQRTFWQAFGPGVLFAGAAVGVSHLVQSTRAGASFGFALAGVVVVANLAKYPAFRFGPEYAAATGTSLLEGYRRRGRWALALYAALTVGTMFTVQAAVTIVTAGLAKVLFGLDASAGAIAAALTAVCAGLLAAGRYRWLDRIGKWVVAVLTVSTVAATALALGRIDWGAVPFWPDRRLVEPASLAFVAALIGWMPSAIDVAVWQSLWTLARERDTGHRPTRGESLLDFHIGYIGTAVLALCFVTLGAAVMYGRGVAFASTAGGFAAQVIALYTDMLGEWAEPIIGAAAFSVMFSTTLTVVDGFPRALSVLVERFRGPEAPGSAGEGRDARGVYWAALAVLGVGSVVIIYRFLADLKALVDLATILSFLTAPVLAWLNHRCITGAEVPEEARPSRALAAASWAGIAFLAGAALLYLYVRFA; encoded by the coding sequence ATGGAGCCCCGGCAGCGCACGTTTTGGCAGGCGTTCGGACCCGGCGTGCTGTTTGCCGGCGCCGCCGTCGGCGTGTCGCACCTCGTGCAGTCGACCCGCGCCGGCGCGTCGTTCGGGTTCGCCCTCGCCGGCGTCGTCGTCGTCGCGAACCTCGCCAAGTACCCCGCGTTTCGCTTCGGCCCGGAGTACGCCGCCGCGACCGGCACGTCGCTGCTCGAGGGCTACCGCCGCCGGGGACGATGGGCGCTGGCGCTGTACGCCGCGCTCACGGTCGGCACGATGTTCACCGTGCAGGCGGCGGTCACCATCGTCACCGCCGGGCTGGCGAAGGTGCTGTTTGGTCTCGACGCGTCGGCCGGCGCGATCGCCGCGGCGCTCACCGCGGTGTGCGCGGGGCTGCTCGCGGCCGGGCGCTACCGGTGGCTCGACCGCATCGGCAAGTGGGTGGTCGCGGTGCTGACGGTGTCGACCGTCGCCGCGACCGCGCTCGCGCTCGGGCGCATCGACTGGGGCGCCGTGCCGTTTTGGCCGGATCGGCGGCTCGTCGAGCCGGCGTCGCTCGCGTTCGTCGCGGCGTTGATCGGGTGGATGCCGTCGGCGATCGACGTGGCCGTGTGGCAATCGCTGTGGACGCTCGCCCGCGAGCGCGACACCGGGCACCGGCCGACGCGCGGCGAGTCGCTGCTCGACTTTCACATCGGCTACATCGGGACGGCCGTGCTCGCGCTGTGCTTCGTCACCCTCGGGGCCGCGGTCATGTACGGGCGCGGCGTCGCGTTCGCGTCGACCGCGGGCGGGTTCGCCGCGCAGGTCATCGCGCTGTACACCGACATGCTCGGCGAATGGGCCGAGCCGATCATCGGCGCCGCCGCGTTCTCCGTGATGTTCTCCACCACGCTCACGGTGGTCGACGGCTTTCCGCGCGCGCTGTCGGTGCTCGTGGAGCGGTTTCGCGGCCCGGAAGCGCCGGGATCGGCGGGGGAGGGCCGCGACGCGCGCGGCGTCTATTGGGCGGCGCTGGCGGTGCTCGGGGTCGGCTCCGTCGTCATCATCTACCGGTTCCTCGCCGATCTCAAAGCGCTCGTCGACCTCGCGACGATTCTGTCGTTCTTGACCGCGCCGGTGCTCGCGTGGCTCAACCACCGCTGCATCACCGGCGCCGAA